The following coding sequences are from one Nicotiana tabacum cultivar K326 chromosome 1, ASM71507v2, whole genome shotgun sequence window:
- the LOC142164714 gene encoding uncharacterized protein LOC142164714 translates to MVNVAADSRRNMIVSLSARNKIRFIDGIVLKPLENSPQFRQWDRCNNMVISWLTNSLTPDIAESVQYSDIAQSIWTQLNKSFGTVNGAKVFEIKQELASTSQGSLDIASYFNKLERLWDELGFIRASRGSSCTCAAKSELQIEDDENKLHHFRMGLNDTYVGDERQRQVSSPSQYRTDSASFNAHLTNKFSGTPAPLKQFNQRVNFDLNKSNIVCRYFKKPGHLVDKYYKLHGFPPGFKFTKGKRTAANVEVQGYPNSVVFQNTVESSHSPAEGSSESESLILGLTKDQYSQLMILLQQTQISESQAPVQPHGICQLCWPLH, encoded by the exons ATGGTTAATGTTGCTGCTGATTCG AGGCGAAATATGATTGTCTCCCTATCTGCTAGGAATAAGATAAGGTTTATTGATGGAATAGTTCTCAAACCTCTTGAAAATTCCCCTCAATTTAGGCAGTGGGATAGGTGTAACAATATGGTCATATCTTGGCTGACCAACTCCCTTACACCAGACATAGCTGAAAGTGTCCAGTACTCTGACATTGCCCAAAGTATTTGGACTCAGCTTAACAAAAGTTTTGGTACTGTCAATGGTGCCAAGGTTTTTGAGATAAAGCAAGAGTTAGCATCCACTAGTCAAGGATCTTTAGATATAGCATCTTACTTCAATAAGCTAGAGAGATTGTGGGATGAATTGGGCTTCATACGTGCATCTCGTGGTAGTTCTTGCACATGTGCTGCCAAGTCTGAGCTCCAAATAGAAGATGATGAGAACAAATTGCATCACTTTCGCATGGGGCTTAATGACACTTATGTTGGA GATGAGAGACAAAGACAAGTGTCCTCACCATCCCAATACCGTACTGATTCAGCCTCTTTCAATGCCCATCTCACTAACAAGTTCTCAGGGACACCTGCCCCTCTTAAACAGTTCAATCAAAGAGTCAACTTTGATCTCAACAAGTCAAATATAGTGTGTAGGTATTTCAAGAAGCCTGGACATTTGGTTGACAAATATTATAAGCTCCATGGGTTCCCACCAGGTTTCAAATTTACAAAGGGTAAGAGGACTGCTGCAAATGTTGAGGTGCAGGGATATCCAAATTCTGTTGTTTTTCAGAATACTGTTGAGAGTTCTCACTCTCCGGCTGAAGGGTCTTCTGAGTCAGAGTCCTTAATTCTTGGGTTAACCAAGGATCAATATTCACAACTTATGATTCTGCTTCAACAGACACAAATTTCAGAGTCACAAGCCCCAGTCCAGCCTCATGGCATCTGCCAACTTTGCTG GCCCCTTCACTGA